A portion of the Candidatus Krumholzibacteriota bacterium genome contains these proteins:
- a CDS encoding ribosome maturation factor RimP has translation MADKEHLVALLNREIDALGFELVKLDRFSRGRREILRIFIDDAENGVTIDDCVKVTKALGLVLDGDELLPGSYNLEVSTPGMNRPLTKREHFVRFTGKSARVEYLGGQGEKSSLIGEIEGLEDDCLLLSKAGISEKIEFDRIVKANLHGEKWGTSAEKKNLKSRGRK, from the coding sequence ATGGCAGACAAGGAACATCTGGTTGCGCTTCTCAACAGAGAAATCGATGCTCTCGGTTTTGAACTTGTCAAACTCGACAGGTTTTCCCGGGGCAGAAGAGAGATCCTGCGCATTTTTATAGATGATGCGGAAAACGGAGTCACGATTGACGATTGCGTGAAGGTGACGAAAGCTCTCGGGCTTGTCCTCGATGGAGACGAACTTCTGCCCGGTTCTTATAACCTCGAAGTGTCCACTCCCGGCATGAACCGTCCGCTTACGAAAAGGGAGCATTTTGTGCGGTTCACGGGAAAGTCTGCGAGAGTCGAGTATCTCGGCGGTCAGGGCGAGAAGTCATCTTTGATCGGTGAGATAGAGGGGCTGGAGGATGACTGCCTTCTTCTTTCGAAGGCGGGGATCAGTGAGAAGATAGAATTTGACAGGATCGTCAAGGCAAATCTTCATGGAGAAAAATGGGGGACATCGGCCGAAAAGAAAAATTTAAAAAGCAGAGGAAGAAAATAA